The following are encoded together in the Capsulimonas corticalis genome:
- the gatA gene encoding Asp-tRNA(Asn)/Glu-tRNA(Gln) amidotransferase subunit GatA, producing the protein MELFELTAHELSDKIRAKEISAREVAQSVLDRVEAVESRVQSFVTVTREQALAQADAVDAKIAAGETVSAAAGIPLALKDNLCTIGVETTCSSKILRGFHPPYDATVVEKLKTSGSVFVGKANLDEFAMGSSTENSGLFPTRNPWNLDYVPGGSSGGSTASVAAGEAVWSLGSDTGGSIRQPAAYCGVVGLKPTYGRVSRYGLIAFASSLDQIGPITKDVRDAALLLGAISGHDDMDSTSIVRDVPDYTKALTGDVKGLRIGVPKEYFAQGVEGVIADAVRAAVDKLVSLGAIAEEVSLPHSEYALPTYYILAPAEASSNLARYDGVRFGHRTARATSHIDLFEKTREEGFGPEVKQRIMLGTYALSAGYYDAFYLKAQKVRTLIKRDFDQAFEKYDVLLSPTAPTVAFPIGQKTGDPLAMKLSDVLTIPANMAGIPAISLPCGFTNGLPIGLQIMAPAFGEEILLRAAHAYEQSTDWHTRRASL; encoded by the coding sequence TTGGAACTATTCGAACTGACGGCCCATGAGCTGTCCGACAAGATCCGCGCCAAAGAGATCTCCGCGCGCGAGGTCGCCCAGAGCGTTCTGGACCGCGTCGAAGCTGTCGAATCCCGCGTCCAATCGTTCGTGACCGTGACGCGCGAGCAGGCGCTCGCGCAGGCCGACGCCGTGGACGCCAAGATCGCCGCCGGCGAAACCGTCTCCGCCGCCGCCGGGATTCCATTGGCGCTCAAGGATAATCTCTGCACGATCGGCGTCGAAACGACCTGCTCGTCGAAGATCCTACGCGGCTTCCACCCGCCCTACGACGCCACCGTTGTCGAGAAGCTCAAGACCTCCGGCAGCGTGTTCGTCGGCAAGGCGAACCTGGACGAGTTCGCGATGGGCAGCAGCACCGAGAACTCCGGACTGTTCCCGACGCGCAATCCCTGGAACCTGGACTACGTGCCCGGCGGCTCCTCCGGCGGCTCGACCGCGTCGGTGGCGGCCGGCGAGGCCGTCTGGTCGCTCGGCTCGGACACCGGCGGCTCCATCCGCCAGCCCGCCGCCTACTGCGGAGTCGTCGGTCTCAAGCCCACGTACGGACGCGTCAGCCGCTACGGTCTGATCGCCTTCGCTTCGTCGCTGGACCAGATCGGCCCGATCACCAAGGACGTCCGTGACGCCGCCCTTCTTCTTGGCGCGATCAGCGGCCACGACGACATGGACAGCACCAGCATCGTCCGCGACGTGCCCGATTACACCAAGGCGCTGACGGGCGACGTGAAGGGCCTGCGCATCGGCGTTCCGAAAGAGTACTTCGCGCAGGGTGTCGAAGGCGTGATCGCCGACGCCGTGCGCGCGGCCGTGGACAAGCTCGTCTCGCTCGGCGCTATCGCCGAGGAAGTCAGCCTCCCCCACTCCGAATACGCGCTGCCGACCTACTATATTCTGGCCCCCGCCGAAGCGTCGTCCAATCTGGCGCGCTACGACGGCGTCCGCTTCGGGCATCGCACCGCCCGCGCGACCAGCCATATCGATCTGTTTGAAAAGACCCGCGAAGAGGGCTTCGGCCCCGAAGTCAAGCAGCGCATCATGCTCGGCACCTACGCGCTCTCGGCCGGATACTACGACGCCTTCTACCTCAAGGCGCAAAAGGTCCGCACCCTGATCAAGCGCGACTTCGACCAGGCGTTCGAAAAGTACGACGTCCTGCTCTCGCCGACCGCCCCGACCGTCGCCTTCCCGATCGGCCAGAAGACCGGCGATCCGCTGGCGATGAAGCTGAGCGACGTCCTGACGATCCCGGCGAACATGGCCGGCATCCCGGCGATCTCGCTGCCCTGCGGCTTCACCAACGGCCTGCCCATCGGCTTGCAGATCATGGCCCCCGCCTTCGGCGAAGAAATACTGCTCCGCGCGGCCCATGCCTACGAGCAGTCAACCGACTGGCACACGCGACGGGCGAGTTTGTAA
- the gatC gene encoding Asp-tRNA(Asn)/Glu-tRNA(Gln) amidotransferase subunit GatC: MPAQLTLEEVSRVAFLARLQLTDAEKTRLTTDLNGILEQFERLQQLDTENVPPTSHSLPLQNVLRDDAVRPSLPRDQALQNAPEKRDGSFIVPQIVEG; this comes from the coding sequence ATGCCCGCTCAACTCACTTTGGAAGAAGTCTCCCGCGTCGCGTTCCTCGCGCGGCTGCAGCTGACCGATGCGGAGAAGACGCGCCTCACCACCGATCTCAACGGGATCCTGGAGCAGTTCGAACGTCTCCAGCAGCTCGACACTGAGAACGTGCCGCCGACGTCGCACTCCCTGCCGCTGCAAAATGTGCTCCGGGACGACGCCGTGCGCCCCTCCCTGCCCCGCGATCAAGCCTTGCAGAACGCGCCGGAGAAGCGGGACGGAAGCTTTATCGTCCCTCAGATTGTGGAGGGCTAA
- the uvsE gene encoding UV DNA damage repair endonuclease UvsE translates to MRLGFAVKVLGAGGNQTTVDPVSVLKSNDARRWQSEPHVRQSIEYVAEIFHYLYKSDIHMYRMSSDFAPYLTHPDLPQFHHQLTEAASELAELGALARKYDIRLSLHPSQYILLNALDEEVARKSILDLNAQAQILDSMGCGPEAVVVTHVGGVYGEREESLKRFISRYKNLPEATKRRLVVENDDVSFSHSETMKIHEATGCPVIFDNLHHFCLNPEGVSMRDALTAALGTWPESVIPKIHYSSPSTSFDVVETKETGNTGRAKTVQKWKVPPTKAHSDFIDPMEFALFWEAVEGDKRRSFDMMLEAKAKDVALLKLRRDIARQIEFGAMRPIPGF, encoded by the coding sequence ATGCGGCTGGGATTTGCGGTCAAAGTATTGGGGGCAGGCGGCAATCAAACCACGGTGGACCCGGTGTCCGTCTTGAAATCGAACGACGCCCGGCGCTGGCAGAGCGAGCCTCACGTTCGGCAGTCCATCGAATATGTCGCCGAGATCTTCCACTATCTTTACAAAAGCGATATCCATATGTACCGGATGTCGTCGGACTTCGCGCCCTATCTCACCCATCCCGATCTCCCGCAGTTCCATCATCAGCTCACCGAGGCGGCCTCCGAGCTTGCGGAGCTGGGCGCGCTCGCGCGCAAGTACGATATTCGCCTGAGTCTGCATCCCTCGCAGTATATTCTCCTGAACGCCCTGGATGAGGAAGTGGCGCGCAAATCGATCCTGGATCTGAACGCGCAGGCCCAAATCCTCGATTCCATGGGGTGCGGACCGGAAGCGGTCGTCGTGACTCATGTCGGCGGGGTCTACGGGGAACGCGAGGAGAGTTTAAAACGTTTTATCAGTAGATACAAAAATCTACCGGAGGCGACGAAACGCCGCCTGGTCGTCGAGAATGACGACGTTTCTTTTTCCCACTCAGAAACCATGAAGATTCACGAAGCGACCGGATGCCCCGTCATTTTCGACAATCTTCATCACTTCTGCCTCAACCCCGAAGGCGTTTCCATGCGAGACGCATTGACAGCGGCGCTGGGAACGTGGCCGGAGAGCGTGATTCCCAAGATCCACTACTCCTCCCCCAGCACGTCGTTCGATGTCGTCGAAACCAAAGAAACGGGGAACACGGGACGAGCGAAAACCGTCCAAAAATGGAAGGTCCCACCCACGAAAGCGCACTCGGATTTCATCGATCCGATGGAATTCGCGCTCTTTTGGGAGGCTGTCGAAGGAGACAAGCGCCGATCCTTCGATATGATGCTGGAGGCGAAAGCGAAGGACGTCGCCTTGTTGAAGCTACGCCGGGATATTGCTCGACAGATTGAATTTGGCGCAATGAGACCGATTCCCGGGTTTTGA
- a CDS encoding AbrB/MazE/SpoVT family DNA-binding domain-containing protein has protein sequence MEITEAEAMKKTQMSIVVVDDQGQITLPSWVRQRCDLRPGDCLLIGQMCGISPGLFYGAGLILISSSALGRHLRQWQEDLKPIAEVASTPAISDALLD, from the coding sequence TTGGAAATCACGGAAGCAGAAGCGATGAAGAAAACACAAATGAGCATAGTAGTGGTGGATGATCAAGGACAAATCACACTTCCATCCTGGGTGCGGCAGCGGTGCGATTTACGTCCAGGCGACTGCCTGCTGATCGGGCAAATGTGCGGAATAAGTCCGGGTTTATTTTACGGAGCGGGATTGATATTGATCTCTTCCTCCGCCCTCGGACGACATCTGCGGCAATGGCAAGAGGACTTGAAGCCAATCGCCGAAGTCGCATCGACTCCGGCGATTTCTGACGCGCTACTCGACTAA
- a CDS encoding M56 family metallopeptidase, which produces MLIVPFFPQLRLLVGLLAPLCIYAVWRWVVPRAGMTDPEQRCRVLWWLAFFPVACQVWVRVEPNWREDLIHSISVGVGGLNHQGIHAPPIYLSHPPTAVTDQTPCLLLAALTVLMGIRISGHIFAVGGGILDYARAALAISRLPRRAGPGLWILETTAWTAFTFGLVRPQIFISAPIWRSEHRDAVVAHERAHARRRDPLLRFLLHGMRRLFWYFPGWKPILAQAEFEAERVCDRQASAAVGRVRYTRALLAFAEHGGGSASLEFGSAFARPLSVTERNETYDLLARAHDLANPPNHHPSSRFWLWFVPIYVLINIIA; this is translated from the coding sequence ATGCTGATTGTGCCATTCTTTCCACAGCTGCGCCTGCTCGTGGGCTTACTCGCGCCGCTGTGTATCTACGCCGTCTGGCGCTGGGTTGTCCCGCGCGCGGGTATGACCGATCCAGAACAGCGATGCCGCGTTCTTTGGTGGCTCGCTTTCTTCCCAGTCGCCTGCCAAGTCTGGGTCCGAGTAGAACCGAACTGGCGCGAAGATCTGATCCATAGCATTTCCGTTGGCGTCGGCGGGCTTAATCATCAAGGAATACATGCGCCGCCCATTTACTTAAGTCATCCTCCAACGGCCGTCACGGATCAGACCCCATGCCTGCTGCTCGCGGCGCTCACCGTTTTGATGGGCATTCGAATCTCTGGACATATCTTCGCGGTCGGCGGCGGGATCCTCGACTACGCGCGCGCGGCGCTCGCGATCTCTCGTCTGCCCCGACGCGCCGGCCCGGGCCTCTGGATTCTAGAAACGACCGCATGGACGGCTTTTACCTTTGGATTGGTGCGTCCACAAATTTTTATCAGCGCTCCCATCTGGCGCAGCGAACATCGAGACGCGGTGGTCGCGCATGAACGCGCGCATGCCAGACGACGTGATCCCTTGCTGCGTTTTCTGCTTCACGGAATGCGACGGCTGTTCTGGTATTTTCCCGGCTGGAAGCCTATTCTCGCCCAGGCGGAGTTTGAGGCGGAGCGCGTCTGCGACCGCCAGGCCTCCGCAGCCGTTGGACGTGTCCGCTATACGCGCGCGCTGCTGGCCTTCGCCGAACATGGCGGGGGCTCCGCCTCCCTAGAATTCGGATCTGCGTTCGCCCGGCCTCTTTCCGTTACCGAACGCAATGAGACCTACGATCTGCTGGCGCGCGCCCATGACCTGGCAAATCCTCCGAACCATCATCCATCCTCGCGTTTCTGGCTCTGGTTCGTTCCGATTTACGTTCTCATCAATATCATCGCGTGA
- a CDS encoding BlaI/MecI/CopY family transcriptional regulator — MWSQYKINKNGLDGVLGTLERQIMSVVWELGEATVSEVHERIESQISYETVKTVMARLVEKELLLRTLHKRAYVYRAAISQETLETQVSRKMLDSLLTGFGSTAISQFADLLKERPERLEELRALLSEIESE, encoded by the coding sequence ATGTGGAGCCAGTATAAAATCAATAAGAATGGGCTGGACGGCGTCCTGGGGACGCTGGAACGGCAGATCATGTCGGTGGTCTGGGAGTTAGGCGAAGCCACAGTTTCTGAAGTGCATGAGCGTATCGAATCGCAAATCTCTTATGAGACGGTCAAGACCGTCATGGCGCGCCTCGTCGAAAAAGAGCTGCTGCTAAGAACACTCCACAAACGCGCCTATGTCTATCGAGCCGCGATCTCTCAGGAAACACTGGAGACACAGGTATCGCGAAAAATGCTGGACAGCCTGCTGACGGGATTTGGGTCCACCGCAATCAGCCAGTTTGCCGATCTTCTCAAAGAAAGGCCGGAGCGGCTGGAAGAATTACGCGCGCTGCTGAGTGAGATCGAATCGGAGTAA
- a CDS encoding DEAD/DEAH box helicase has product MAMSPELATSIDAGSVASASYRLSSAGFLPRAREWQAELYEKLSQQESDAGYLLAAPCGAGKTEAVVIPALGVRRGGAPRRLFLIAQDGSPLDDYLYRIGPYLKSWASADEVPRTLVVVPDAAAEECFGVRYCADGTEEPTEEMNPLEADVDLVVTTFHRFLDLFFGGGGVHGLASAFAPAEGEALRRDLFFFDEAHGYSVDAFSRFHRLVEFLFAQDTDVIVASSTMPPPFQEELSFLEAIDAPGVLNAVAPTIQYLMTEDPLAEIEQQIRHSYYINSRVFAVCETASDADTLRSRLAGSYPHSVFLYHTEQPPSERRRIYAQLRELEKEGEGYLLLTTGNAVESSDLDATVLISTVCPPENLIRRAGRCNRRGDLPDAKLIVVGAGIEHAARTLNLTQASAYLAYLRAAQNILFLPEEWRRFI; this is encoded by the coding sequence ATGGCTATGTCCCCTGAACTCGCGACCTCGATCGACGCAGGCAGCGTCGCCAGCGCTTCCTACCGGCTCAGCAGCGCCGGTTTCCTGCCCCGCGCGCGCGAATGGCAGGCGGAGCTCTACGAAAAATTGTCTCAGCAGGAAAGCGACGCGGGATACCTGCTGGCCGCGCCCTGCGGGGCCGGAAAAACGGAAGCCGTGGTGATCCCGGCGCTCGGCGTACGGCGAGGCGGCGCGCCTCGCCGCTTGTTCCTGATCGCGCAGGACGGCTCCCCGCTCGATGATTACCTCTACCGCATCGGCCCCTATCTGAAGTCCTGGGCAAGCGCCGACGAAGTTCCCCGCACCCTGGTGGTCGTTCCCGACGCCGCGGCGGAAGAGTGCTTTGGCGTGCGATACTGCGCGGATGGGACCGAGGAGCCGACGGAGGAGATGAACCCGCTGGAGGCGGATGTCGATCTGGTCGTGACGACGTTCCATCGATTCCTCGACCTCTTCTTCGGCGGCGGCGGCGTGCATGGCCTGGCGTCGGCGTTCGCCCCCGCCGAGGGCGAGGCGCTGCGCCGCGACCTTTTCTTCTTCGACGAGGCGCATGGCTACTCGGTGGACGCCTTCTCGCGCTTCCACCGCCTGGTCGAATTCCTGTTCGCTCAGGACACGGATGTGATCGTGGCGAGCAGCACGATGCCGCCGCCGTTCCAGGAAGAATTGAGCTTCCTGGAGGCGATCGACGCGCCCGGAGTTTTGAACGCCGTCGCCCCCACCATCCAGTATCTGATGACTGAGGATCCGCTCGCGGAGATCGAGCAGCAGATCCGCCACTCGTACTATATCAACTCCCGAGTCTTCGCGGTCTGCGAAACCGCCAGCGACGCCGACACGCTGCGCTCGCGCCTCGCCGGCTCCTACCCACACAGCGTCTTTCTTTACCATACGGAGCAGCCGCCCTCCGAGCGCCGGCGCATCTACGCGCAGCTGCGCGAACTGGAGAAAGAAGGCGAAGGCTACTTGCTCCTCACGACCGGGAACGCCGTCGAGTCCAGCGACCTCGACGCCACCGTGCTGATAAGCACGGTCTGCCCGCCCGAAAACCTCATCCGCCGGGCCGGCCGCTGTAACCGTCGCGGAGACCTTCCCGACGCGAAGCTCATCGTCGTCGGCGCCGGGATCGAACACGCCGCGCGCACGTTAAATTTGACGCAGGCCAGCGCTTATCTCGCCTATCTGCGCGCCGCGCAAAACATACTGTTCCTGCCCGAAGAGTGGCGCCGATTTATCTAA
- the pyrE gene encoding orotate phosphoribosyltransferase — protein MLTNDQALEIFKESGALLEGHFLLASGYHSATYLEKFQVLQYPQHVERLCREIAERFKDKNVELVVGPTTGGMLLAYEVAKHLGTRSIFAERGDDGQGRVLRRGFHINPGERVLVVDDILTTGGSVRDTIDAVRLHGGELMGVAVLADRSGGKTQFGVPLEALLTLDVEKFAPDALPEWLAAIPLTERGSSHLLKPTA, from the coding sequence ATGTTGACCAACGATCAGGCTTTAGAGATTTTCAAGGAATCGGGCGCGCTTCTGGAGGGACATTTCCTTCTGGCGTCCGGATATCACAGCGCGACGTATCTGGAGAAATTCCAGGTATTGCAGTACCCCCAGCATGTCGAGCGGCTTTGCCGCGAGATCGCCGAGCGGTTCAAGGACAAGAATGTGGAGCTCGTTGTCGGGCCGACCACGGGCGGCATGCTGCTCGCTTATGAGGTCGCCAAGCATCTGGGAACGCGCAGCATCTTCGCCGAGCGCGGCGACGACGGCCAGGGGCGCGTGCTGCGCCGAGGCTTCCATATCAATCCCGGCGAGCGCGTCCTGGTGGTGGATGATATTCTGACCACCGGCGGCAGTGTCCGCGATACGATCGACGCGGTGCGGCTGCATGGCGGCGAACTGATGGGCGTCGCCGTCCTCGCCGACCGCAGCGGCGGCAAGACTCAGTTCGGCGTTCCGCTGGAGGCGCTCCTGACGCTCGACGTCGAGAAGTTCGCGCCCGACGCCCTCCCCGAATGGCTCGCCGCCATTCCGCTGACGGAGCGCGGCAGCAGCCATCTGCTCAAGCCGACCGCGTAA